From the Archangium lipolyticum genome, the window GGACAACCAGGGCCGCACCGCCACCACGGAGATGGTGGACTTCCCCACCCGGGGGATGATCGACGCGGTGACGGACGACAGCATCATCAACCTCGTGCTGGACATGACGCCCGACGCCTACGTGGGGCTGCTCCTGAAGCCAGACACGACGGATGCGCTGGACGGCAACCTGCGCGATGACGTGATGCTGCCCATCCTGTCGAACACGAAGACGGAGTTCGTGCTCGACGTGGCGAAGCTGGCGGGCCGTCCGCTCACCGACGTCGCGGTGAAGAACGGCTCGTACCTGCCCGCCTACGTCTTCGACAACCTGGAGATCCGCGGTGGGGCCACGCTCTCCACCACGGGCGACATCGTAGTCAACGAGGGCGACCTGACGAGCGGTGACACCACCACCTTCACGCTGGTGAATGGCACCGGCTTGAGGGTCAACGCCATCGACCTGGACCTCGCTCACAAGAGCGGAACGGGCACCCTCACCGGCAACGTGTACACCCGCTGATGAGGACGCTCGTGTTCCAACGACGGAGGGTGCTCGCCGCCCTCCTCGCCTCCCTGCAGGCCGGATGCAGTGTCATGTCCGGCGGCTTCCAGGAGTGCGAGGAGGACCGTGACTGCAAGTCGCTCGGCGACAACATGGTGTGCTTCCAGCCGGAGATGTTCTGCGTGACGGATCCGGATCCCTTCCAGCCCGACTGCCGGCTGCTGCTGGGGGATGCGAAGGATCCGCGCGCCCCGCGCCTGGGAGCACTGCTGCCCCTGAGCGACGCGGAGGGCCATCCCCTCGCGTCGGGCGAGACGCTGCGGCAGACATTGCAGCTCGCGCTCGAGGAGGTGAACGGCCAGGGAGGGCTCGGGCCCGCGGGGTTCAACCTGCGGGTCTGTGACACGCACGGAGACGCGGCCCGGGCCGCCGCCGAGGCCGGGTACCTGGCCTCCCGTGGCGTGGTGGCCCTCTTCACGGTGGGCGTCGAGGAGACGCTGGCCGTCGCGGAGAAGGCGATTCCCGCCTCCATGATGGTGTTCGGTCTGGACGCCTCGTCGTCCGAGGTCGCGGCGCTGCCGGACAGCGGGCTCGTGTGGAGCACCGCGCCGAGCGAGGCACGGGTGGGAGAGAGGGTCGCCCGCCTCGTGGCGGACGAAGCGGGGCTCCAGAAGGTGGCGCTGCTGGGAGCCGGGGGTCCCGAAGCGGAGAGGCTGGCGGAGGGGTTCCGCGCGGGCTTCACCGCGAATGCCTCCGGACGGGAGCTGAAGTCGTTCGGGTTCTCGCGAGGACCCGGACTCGACGAGGTGCTGGACCAGGCCGATGCCTTCGCACCGGATGCGGTGGTGGTGGTGGTGGCCTCCGCCGACGAGGCGGTCCAGGTGGTGCGGTCGCTCGGTACACACGAGGCGTTGGCCCGTTCCCGGCTGTTCTTCCTGGGAGTCGGCCGCGAAGCGCGACTCCTGGAGGCCGTGCGGGGCGAGCCCCGGCTGAAGGGAGTCTCCGGTGCCTTCGTGCGCCCGCCAGCGCCCGAGGCCGTCGAGGGCTTCCGCTGGCGCTACCGGCTGCGCTTCCAGGGGGAGCCGGACGCGGCGGCGGCCTCCGCGCGAGCCCATGACGCGCTCTACTGCACGGCGCTCGCCGCCGTCGCCAGTGCGGGCCCCTCGGGAGAGCCGCCCCTCACGGGTCCCCAGCTCGCCCAGGGCATGTCCCGGCTACTCTCCGGGGTTCCGGCGACGCTCGGACCGTTGGATTTCTCCACCACGCGAGGCGACCTCCAGCGAGGCCTGTCCGTGAAGGTGGAGGGCGTCTCGGGAGGGCTCGCGTTCGACCCCCTCACCGGGGAGGAGGACGTGCACGTGGAGGAGTGGCACATCGTGGACGGTTTGAAGGAGTGAGACCCTCGCGCGTGCTACCGTCGGCGGGCGATGGCGCCCTCATCGAAGTTCTGCCCTGGATGTGAGACGGCGATGGAGCCCTTCCTGGCGAAGGGCGTGGAGATCGACTGCTGCCCGAAGTGCGGAGGGATGTGGTTCGACTTCGGCGAGCTCACCCGCGTGGCGGGACGCAAGGCGGAGCTGGAGCTGATGGGGGGGCACACCTCCCGCCGTTGCGCGTTCTGCCGCATCTCGATGGAGCCCGCGCTGCTACCCGGAGCGATTCCCGTGGAGGTGTGCACCGCGTGCCGTGGCATCTACCTCGACGAGGAGGAGCTCGAGGAGTTCGCCAGGGGTCACGTCTCG encodes:
- a CDS encoding ABC transporter substrate-binding protein yields the protein MFQRRRVLAALLASLQAGCSVMSGGFQECEEDRDCKSLGDNMVCFQPEMFCVTDPDPFQPDCRLLLGDAKDPRAPRLGALLPLSDAEGHPLASGETLRQTLQLALEEVNGQGGLGPAGFNLRVCDTHGDAARAAAEAGYLASRGVVALFTVGVEETLAVAEKAIPASMMVFGLDASSSEVAALPDSGLVWSTAPSEARVGERVARLVADEAGLQKVALLGAGGPEAERLAEGFRAGFTANASGRELKSFGFSRGPGLDEVLDQADAFAPDAVVVVVASADEAVQVVRSLGTHEALARSRLFFLGVGREARLLEAVRGEPRLKGVSGAFVRPPAPEAVEGFRWRYRLRFQGEPDAAAASARAHDALYCTALAAVASAGPSGEPPLTGPQLAQGMSRLLSGVPATLGPLDFSTTRGDLQRGLSVKVEGVSGGLAFDPLTGEEDVHVEEWHIVDGLKE
- a CDS encoding TFIIB-type zinc ribbon-containing protein, with amino-acid sequence MAPSSKFCPGCETAMEPFLAKGVEIDCCPKCGGMWFDFGELTRVAGRKAELELMGGHTSRRCAFCRISMEPALLPGAIPVEVCTACRGIYLDEEELEEFARGHVSMTPRDGHPWKKAGPEQRKETSTAARPQGFECVRCGLRFPYSEGNALRGGLACRDCTPKPHTTEAERRSANRDSDSGHAGGSDGYFDFDFGSDSDSGSDFNFD